The Coffea arabica cultivar ET-39 chromosome 6e, Coffea Arabica ET-39 HiFi, whole genome shotgun sequence genome contains the following window.
CCCTTTGTTTGTTCAACTTTCCCCTTCCTTTATTAGGTTAATTTGATCTTCTACCAATGACTTTTTTAGTTTGCTTGCATGTGCTGAGCTTGCAGCGGGCTGGCAGGCTTCTACTTTTGTGGCTATGAGTGTTGGTATCATTTTTGTTCCACCGACTTTTTATGCACACATTTAAAGTCCATGGGAGTTTAATTTTGTACGACTTGACCTTTTGTTCAACATTCCGACCTAGGTTGGTTTTGTGGCAATTGCGGTTTGGCCTATCATATCTTTTTGCTCTAACCGTTTCTGCTTACATGTATAAAATGATTTATACTACTGCTAGCTAAAAGAAGTACTGGTGCATGCAATTCGTAAAGAAGAGGGGATAGGGAAGTTATTGTTGCTGTATTTAAGTAGAGTTTCAAGAGGCTAAGGATTGATGCCTGTGATTGGGGTAGTCAACACTAGAATGGGTTTACTTCTCGTGCAAATTATGTTATTACATTTGACTAGGAGGCTGAGTTATAATTGCAAAGTCATAAAATTTGTATGCTATGTTTGCTCTTATATATTTTGTGCTTTTGATGAACTTAATTACGAAAAGGGGATTAGCTGAAGCATGTTAGGAATTTACCCTAATTGACATCTGGCCGACAGCGGGATGACAGTGGAAGAATATATGGGTAAACAGGTTATTATGTGTGCAGCTTGAGGGTTTGTAAATATCTATCTTTAAGGCCTTGATGTGGAAAGGGCGATTCTCATACTGTCTGCCCTGTGTTCTACCTTATTTGTCTTCTTTATCATGTGTTCTATAATAGGATTGTTTTAACTTTTGGCTGTTCTACTAGAATTTTCTAGCCTTGTTTCTACATATATGCCCAAGATGTTGAtgtgaaatttctttttgagaggatgatcctttttgttttccctttgAAGTACTGGTTAAAGGCGTTATTTCATTGTGTTGTTACATGACAATAATACAAGCAGTAGTCATGGATGAAAAGTTTTGGCCGACAATTCTGTATTACCAAAAATGGATGTATgatgttttaaatatttttttattgatgCTATAAAATCCGACTCAGTCCTGCTCCAGTAACATTTTAGATGCTGAAAATCTAATTATCTTCTACTCTTTTTGTTGAATAACTCTGCTATTTTTTGTTGCAGGGAAATCTAATCATGCAAGTTCTGCCAAGAGATCTGGGCATCTTATCAGACCCACTTCTCCCAAGTCTCCTGTTGCTAGTGTCAGTGCTTTTGAAAGTGTGGAAGGATCAGATGATGAAGATAATATGACTGACAGTGCTGGACTAAACGATGCATATCTACATGCCAATGGGAATGCGGTAATACTTAATGATAGATTTGGGCGTGCACAATTCCATTTGGTTTTTTTTATTCCTTgtattttcttgattcaatcaatGTCCTTGTGCTGTCAAGGATTTACTTTCTCGAGTCTTGCCAATGTtgtataatttcttttcatttatgATGCTACATAAAGTCCCCAGGAATTCACTAAATTGACCCTATAACGAGCTGGGTCCTGAATGTTAAAGTATGTTTCAGGATTTACCGGATCACAGGAATGCCAATAATGGAGAGCAAATGGCTATGTCTGCATCAAGTATGATTCGATCCCATAGCGTATCTGGTGATCTGCACAGTGTGCAACCAGACCCTGTGGCTGCGGACATTCTCAGAAAAGAACCAGAACAGGAAACCTTTGTGAAGCTGAAAATTGCCCCAAGGGGTATTACAtcctcttctttcctttttatgttATAGGGTATAGCTTTTGTCAGCCCATTGGTTGTTTCTGTCCTGCAGCATACTTGCTAATGATTAGGCTAATAATTTATGCTTTGATGAAAACTTAAGTGTCATGTTACAGTTAAACTACCTTATTTTTCCTTCAGGTGTTATTGATTGACTAATATCACGGCTGAAACCAAGGGATTTGTGGAAATTTGTTTAATTTAACATTTAATGTACCCATCCATACTTTTTTCATTCTTCTTGGTCAAATGGAAAAGAAGAACAAACAGTCGGGTAGCAGCATTTCATTTCCAACAGCTGAGCTTTAATCTTCAGCCTTGGTTTTCATAGAAGTTAAGAAGCAATAATCATAATACCGATGCTTGTGAATAAACTATATCACCATATTAGTACAAAATTGACTGTTCTGTTCATTTTTGTATGTGTGAAAGCATCATGACGATAATTCTGTTCTATTTTTGGTCGTCCATGTATCTATTCTCCCCCTCACTGTTAGTGTGCACTTTATGTACTTTTCAGACTATTGGAATTAACATTGGAATCTATCCTTGCTTGTAATAAATGTACATGGATGCCAAAGCctatattttatttctttgtaatGATTTTCAGAGACACCATCTCCTGATGAAGTGGACGTCTATCGGAATCTGCAAGTGTGCCTAGAAATGAGAAAGACATATGTATTTAGGGAAGCTGTTGCGCCATGGGAAAAGGAAATCATAACTGATCCAAGCACACCAAAGCCCATTCCAAATCCATTTGATTATATGCCAGAACGAAAATCTGATGTAAGATAAAATGCGttagaattttttctttttttggttgatttttctTATGTGTGAGTAGTTTGAGGATTTTATTTTCTGTTCCTGTTGTTTTACTTTGTTGTGTTGGCACATTGTTATTAAGTACAGGGTTTCGAGTCACTAATATGTTGAGTGTTCCTACAGCATTCTTTTCAGATGGAAGATGGAGTTGTGCAAGTTTATGCTAATAAGGAGGGTAAGATGCTTGGTACCTTTGTCATTTTTTTGGTATAATAGTGTATCATCTTTGCCCTTTTTCCCCTctgatttttattattttccttcATCTAGCAACGGAGAAACTTTTCCCAGTAGCTGATGCAACCACCTTTTTCACTGACCTGCACCACATCCTTAAAGTTATTGCTGCGGGGAATATTCGGACACTATGTCACCATCGCCTAGTACTTTTAGAACAAGTAGATACTATGACTTTGATAGTTGTTTGTAGGAAGTGTGTTGAGTTTTGTTAGTGACCTAAAATTGTTTGCTTTTCAAAATACTGACTTATATGTTGTCCAGAAATTCAACCTCCATTTGATGCTTAATGCTGATCGGGAATTCCTTGCTCAAAAAAGTGCCCCACACCGTGACTTCTATAATGTCAGGAAAGTCGACACCCACGTTCACCACTCAGCCTGCATGAACCAGAAGCATCTTTTGAGGTTTATAAAGTCAAAGCTGAGGAAAGAGCCTGACGAGGTGTTGGGTCATTCTACTTGAGCTGTCTGCCATTTTCAAAGCATCATATATACTTCTCTTCTTCTGGATTAAAAGTGTCACTAACAAAAGTTTTTATGGAATAAAATCTGTAGAACTTTTCACAAATCCATCAAGATAGTGCCATTTTTCTGAGTATCTTACATAGGTATACCTTTTCTTCAGGTTGTCATATTTCGTGATGGTACCTATTTGACATTGAAAGAAGTTTTTGAGAGCTTGGATTTATCTGGGTATGAGAGGCTCCTAAATTCTGTGCTTTGAAGAATTGCTCGCCTCTCAGTTCAACTCTTTTGACTTGACTCATTGCTTTTTGACATCTGCTTTTCGCTTTTTTGTTTCActgataattttttttcccaaacagGTATGATCTGAATGTTGACCTACTGGATGTTCATGCTGACAAGAGCACCTTTCATCGATTTGACAAGTTTAATCTTAAGTACAACCCTTGTGGTCAAAGTAGGCTAAGGGAGATTTTTCTGAAGCAGGAAAACCTTATACAGGGTATTGCCATATTTTCTCTTCAGACCTGAAAAACTAGATCTTCATTTTAGTGAAAAAGAAGTTTCCACATTCTAGGTCATACCACTTGCTTTCGATCACCATGCATTTCCTTTGCAATATGAATTAAGATAAGCCATCCAATTCTTCTGTTTCTTCTTCgtcattttctttcttgttaCTCAAGTTCCACTTCGCGCCAGATTGTCCCCTTGATtctgttttcaatttttgtttacTTGGAAGCTTTATATTTGTTTATCAGATGTATTGAGTTTAAGATTTATTATATCTGCAAATTTGCAGGTCGTTTCCTTGGTGAGCTGACTAAGCAAGTTTTTTCTGATCTTGAAGCAAGCAAATATCAAGTGCGTCCTTTGTGTGTAATGAAATTTATCATctgctttttcatttttatttttcaccgtGCAGAAGATCAGCAATGCCTTAATAGTTCTTCCTTTTGCTTTGTGACACACTGAGCAACCCTGACTTACAACGAAACTTCTTGGCGGCCATTTTTGTTCTCTTCTGTCCATTTTGTGAAAGCTTTTCCATTTGTTTATCTTgtatcctttccttttctttttctttgggaGAGTGGGcctttacttatgtcattttttcttcttaaattAAGTATTCTTCCCAGTACTTATGtcatcttttgtatttttgttaAGCAAGAACTTTAAGGTTAAGATGCTTGTACCGCTTGAAAAATATGTGAAGATTGTTGCTTGAAGTCTGCATTGTCTTCACTTTCTGGCTGAGATGACAAGACTTCTGCACAACAATTTTAGCTTTGATGAGGGAAGGTGTCTGGTCTCCTTGTTTTCTTCAAGCACGTTTTATATACTTTTCAAATGATATTTAGATTCTAGGGTAAAGTTTCTGCAGGTTGGAATATCTTGGTAATTTTGTGTCAAAACTTGGaagattttttaaagtacaTCACTTGCAAAATGAATCTGGTGGTGTTGTTTTTGTTGtagtcttcttttccttttaaaatTATATGAGCATTTTGATGTTATGATTTGGGTTTCTGTCCAGTACAACGCTCCATGATTATGCCAGTTAAAGTCCAAACTTCTTCACTCCTTATTCTTGTTTGGATTAAGTATTGGTGGTTCTCCTTTGGTTCTGATGCAGATGGCTGAATACAGGGTATCCATATATGGCAGAAAGCAGAGTGAGTGGGACCAGCTGGCTAGTTGGATAGTAAACAATGACTTGTATAGCGAGAATGTTGTCTGGTTGATTCAGGTATCCAACAGAACCAACTGTATTTGTGTTGATGTCCTTGGCAAGAACTTTGTGGAAAGAACCTTAGTTCTTCTCTAGAAGGTCGATACTATTAAATGTCGATTAAAACAACCTTCTTCTCCTTTCTGCTCAACTTGTTCTCTCTAACAATTGGACAGCAATAATGTCCTTAAGGAAAGCTTTTACGTACCCCTGGGTTCTCAGAAATGCTCTATACCATGTTATGTTTATGCAAATCGTTGTATATTGCCCAAATagttctgattacttttcctatGTTAATTGGAAAACACTGTTCTCATCTTATAATTAGTCGTGTGCTTTAAtaagaaaattatttattatttgtcaaaattggTTCTGTTTGCAGGAACAAAACCCTGGAATTTCAAGATTTTGTCTTGCATGTCATTCGCCCATCTATGGCCACTTACTATTGTTCTTTTTCTCTGTTTTGCCTTTTCTTCTTGAATTCTTCCACTGTCTTGATTGAAGGGCTTATGACTATAATTCAAATACTTGTTACTTAACTTTTCATGTTTAATTTTGATGTTTAACTTTTCTGTAATTGGTTCTAAGAACAATcataatgagggggaaagaaGAATCAATACCAATAGGCGCCTTATACTACAATTTTATAATAGGGGCCTGCTTTATGCTTATGGTTTAAAGTTTGAAGTTGTGTATAGTCTTGCAATGCATCTGATGCTGTCAAAATGGATAATGCTGTTGACTGTCAGACATAAATGGCTAACTTTTGGGGAGCATTATGAATGCTGTCAGACTTGGAAATTCTAGGAGATTGGTTTCGTGTTGTATAACTAGGTTCAGAGTCTCTGAGTGCTGTCCAATGGACACAATGTCAGGTCTGAAGCCTATTATGATTAGGGAGAAAAGCATCTAAGTTTGAGGCGGTATAAAATCTCTTGTTTCAgcccttttttttccctaagCATCTTGTTTAATCAGAATATTAAATGCTATCTGAATAGTGATTTTCGTATTGAATTTCAATTCTTTTCAGCTTCCAAGACTCTACAATGTCTACAAGGAAATGGGAATTGTGACATCTTTTCAGAACATTCTTGATAATGTTTTCCTTCCTTTGTTTGAGGTTACTGTGGATCCAGATTCACATCCTcagttgcatgttttcttgaagCAGGTATGCATACTACCACTACATCAACTTTATTCTGCTTTATTGGGTAATAAACCATGTTCATTGAATACTGATAATTCTCCGGGTTAATCTCCCTGAAAGCTGGGTTCCTTTTCATGTTCCCTCAATATTCCTTTTTCTGTTCCATATGACAATGTTTGAAGGCAGACAAGAGGTGGCTTTTGGTAGCATGTAAAAAGATGATAGGGTTAAAACCCTGTAGTAGTGTCTAGGAGATAGTTATAAGTGAATAAATGATGAGCTATTCACCATTGCCAGATGTGGGTGTTATAAATTCATGTTTTTTAGTTAACAATAGTCTTTGTATAATGTCTAAGATGGTTTAACTAAATCCTGTTCCTGGATATTCAGGTGGTTGGATTTGATTTGGTGGACGATGAAAGTAAGCCAGAAAGACGTCCTACAAAACACATGCCGACACCTGCTCAGTGGACCAACATATTCAATCCTGCATACTCATACTACATTTACTATTGTTATGCTAACTTATACACCTTAAATAAGGTAAAGAAGTTGTTTCTGTTTATGCACTCTCcagaaattgagaaaaatgaagtaatttACCAATTGTGTGATTTGCTTCtcctttgtttttttcctttttttttttgggaaagggggggggggggttgtggTGTTAGGCAGTGCACCGTGGGGTTGATGGATGGTATAAAGGTTGGGGTTGGGGATAATGGGCTTACCACATTTCAATATTATCATTACAGCACTACTTTACATCTCTATCAACTGTAAGAGGCCTTTAAGATTTGGGCAATAGCTTTTTGGTCTTTGTCCTGATTTTTTcctagacttttttttttgccttacaATACAGGCAATAGCTTTTTGGtgtttttgctaattttttttttctgttagaCTATTGTTTTTCACTTCTGTCATGACTCATGGGGCTAATACCAGGAATGGAAACTTGAGATAGGATTACTGTAATATAAAtagtattttcttaaattgttacTATGATTGAGTTGTTGCTTGTAAGATGCAATAGCAAAAATcctcctaacattattttccaGGGCCTTTTCTGCTTTCCACTGTTTTTCTGTAACAGTTTtgcattttttcccttttttttgtggCCCGGGGGGAGGGGGGAGGTGTTTTGGCATTGCAGAAGAGGAAGGTTTAAGGATTCCTTCACCTAAAGATGGTGGTGTTTTCACCGGTGTATATGATTATATGGTTAATCTGTTTGCTGGCATTGTTTTGTGAGAATTAATTGCATAACATTTCAGCTTCGCGAGTCAAAAGGAATGACCACTATCAAACTCCGTCCACATTCTGGAGAGGTACATAAATGTTCATTCTGTGTGATCTGAAGTTAGATTGATTGTGTTATTGATGGTTTCAGTTTGTTAGGCTGGTGATGTTGACCACCTTGCAGCGACATTTCTTACTGCTCATAATATTGCGCATGGAATCAACTTGAGAAAATCTCCTGTACTTCAGTATTTGTACTACCTGGCCCAGGTAAAACAACACACGTCAAATTGATTAGCTTCCAAAGTGTGCACATTGTAATGCATTGGGATGGTTTCTTTGATTTCAGATTGGTCTTGCCATGTCTCCACTGAGCAACAACTCATTGTTTTTGGACTACCATCGGAATCCATTTCCCATGTTTTTCCTGCGTGGCCTCAATGTGTCGCTTTCAACTGATGATCCTTTGCAGATTCACCTAACAAAAGAGCCCCTCGTGGAAGAATACAGCATTGCAGCTTCTGTGAGTTCTTCAAGTCTTTTGTCAGAAAATATTTGAGTTGTGAACTGTTATGGTTGTCCAATAAGTTTGCTATCTGGTGCAGGTTTGGAAGTTAAGTtcatgtgatatatgtgagattgCACGGAATTCAGTTTATCAATCTGGTTTCTCTCATGTACTGAAGGTAAGTTAGTCCTGTTGAAGTTGTACAATTTGTGTTTGCAATAATATAAATTCTCCaccaaatttattttctattttatttcttttgagtAACGCTTAACACAGTGCTTCATAGTTTgcattattgttatttttgggTGGACATGCCAGATGGAATATGCTGCAGCAAACGCCTTTTTGGCCAAGTTGTTTAGTTCTTTTGCCTTATCTACGTATACCCTAAATCTTGATGCCATTCAATTGCTGCTTTGTTATCACTAATTTACTGGGAAAGCATGTTCTCATTTGGCAAGTCTAATTCCTACTATTTTGGATGGGGGCCAATTGCAGGCCCTTTTATGGTACTTTGTAGAGTACAATAAATATTTTAATCTGCCTGTGTTTGCTTTTTTGAAGCCTATCCTTTATAACAATTGTAAATATATGTTTCCTGTTGTAATGTCTGAACTATGAACATCTGTTCTTAGTCTCACTGGGTCGGGAAGGAATACTACAAGAGAGGACCAGACGGGAATGATATTCACAAGACAAACGTACCTCATATCCGCCTTGAATTTCGTGATATGGTATGGAAGTTGTTTTGAATTATGTTTTAATGTCTTCACATTATGAGAGAATCAATATCTTtgctatataatatatatatatatatatatatgtctatACCAAATTCATTGTTGTACAGGCAGTCTGAAATGTCATAAACAAGCAGTTTTGAAAAGCTTTGGTAAAGAGGAAGTACTAGGAAATatggttttcttttccttctaatCAGTGGATTTGAAGGAAGGAAACTGATTCAAATTCTAATCGTTCTCTCCTTATCGCGTTATCCTAATGCATTTTTCAGAAGTTTTACCTTTTGGAATGGTCTTTGGTTGATGATGGAGGCCTCTGTTTGAAGATTAGCTTCCAAAATCCAAGTTGGATCAGATGAAGCAAATCTTATCGTGAAGTTACATATTGtcatttgaataaattttggctTCTCCTAGCgacgcctttttttttttttttttaaagcagaTCAGGTGTTAGAATATAAAGGTGACAAATTACGTGTTCAATATTGCAGATTTGGAGAGAGGAGATGCAACAGGTTTATTTGGGAAATTCTATATTTGCTGAACATATTGACCCATAATAAGCTTGGCTGGCTTTCTTTTGCGAGCTGGAACTTTTACATTCTATGTGGAGGTATCCCTAAAATTTATCCATTAGAACTGAGGAAATTTTCCATTCtctgtttatttttgttatttctgtagaagttcttttttcctttttattccaTATCAGATAAGGGCTGCAACGGTACTACAAATTAATGATGGTGTTGCCTGCACGTCtgctcctctttttctttttctcaggAAAAGTGCAAAAAAGCCAAGGACCTGCGGAATAGAACTTTAGAACAGAGTAGTATATGCATCtcaagaaaaattaaagaaaagaaataaagcaaaagCCAAACAGGACATATCCATGTAATAGAGAATAGTACAAGGTAACTTTGTATTTTACTTTGTATAAACATGTATAATGTGATCCGTCACCCACGGCAACTGAATGTTGAAGCTTATTTGAAAACACAATAATGAGTTCTTGAGTTGCGACTCAGTTGTTGCCAAGGTTATGAACGGGAAGATTTAAGTCCCCTTTTGTAACAGTGGGCTGCCTCTTAGTCTTAGGGGTACCTCCTAACAAACCCCGGTTGGACGCTATTATTATATAAAAGGCAGTCTCAAAGGCGTGACATAAACTCGGGCAAGAGAGCAAAATATCACCCTCCTCACAAAGGCTAAGGCCGTGATATGTCAAGGCGTGTAGGACCATGCAACTTCAGATATTTAGATTACACTTCTTTTGCAGGGGCAGGGTCGAACTTGGCCGAAGGATGTCACCTCCCGATTAGGAGTAACTATGTgcaaataaatataataaaggAGATTCACGGCCAGTACCGTCGCGCTTGGAACATACAACAAATACTAGCAGAACATCAATGAATAGAGAGAGACTAAAGTAATCAATCATCATCATGTACATCAGCAAATGGCTCATTCATCCAACAAAGTAGGGAATGCTCGGCTGGACAGAAGTACCATTAACCAGCTGCATACAAATCAACCAACAAGCTGGAAGAAATCCGtaatattatttaaaatgtGAAGTTTAATACATCATCATCGTCAAACATCTTTCTTTCTTAGTTTAGCCTTCCTCTTCGCCGTTAGAAGGAAATCCAAGCACTGAACACTACCATGTACACCGGCTGTTTGCATCTGATACTTAACTCCACCATCTCACTCATTCTTGAAGGACTGCAAAAAGATACGAACGAAATCAACAAATCGTACATCTACTTATCCAAGCATACAAAACTCAGCATTGATCTGAGCATCCAACCTCGAAATTTTTGGCCACCTGCTCCGAAACTTTTTTCTTCACCTCTGCGGCTGCATCCAACATTATTTCGTCAAGAAGAAAACGTTAGCCCAATttaataaaagaagaagaagaagaagaagagtgcTGCACTCAAAGaaccaaaaaccaaaagaatTGATGAGCAGCATGGGATACGAGCGCATGCCTTTGACAGAAACGTTCTCTATCCTCTTCGATGTCCTAACTGCAAATCTTTGGAAAGCAGGACTGAAACAGATTATAAGAATTAGTAGGAAACATCAGAACAGATCAGGATAGTACTTCACACCGTCCAAGCAAAAACAGTCCACAAGGATATAGAAATTTAATGTACACGAGCAACTAGAGTCCAAATCTCACAACAAAAGAAAGTACCCATAAGTTCAGTACTAATCCCTGAATGTATTTAACCAAAAATATGACCAACGACTATAGTTATCCCTACCAAAAAACAATAAGTTGTTGACAGCAACATACCATCAAGCTAATAATTTGCGTATGCTTCAAGTTTCAAAGCAACCAAAAAATCATACTTGATAGCAAAATAAGTTATCTTTAACCAAATAATATGAATCACTGCCCCCAACACCAAAGAACTCCcaaccacccccccccccccccgcggCCGCGGGgcccaaaaaaaatagaagaagaagaagaagacaccAAACTCCTAGGCAATTAAAGCCACCAAAAGTATAGTCAATACAAATGCCAATTTACAACAAGCTCGAAAAAACAAGtccaattaaaatataaaagaacaAGTACATGAACCAGATTCATTAAAATCTTGTAAAACATAAATGCTTCAGATTGTATGACCGTATAACAAGTTCAAAAAAAACTAGGCAGCCTCAGAGCACTAAAGTTTGAAAAGAACAATTGCGATCATTTCCGCAAATCATTACAAGCCTACGAAAGTCATCATCGGCATGCGAGCATTAAAGGAAAAGGATtatcattttcactaaaataaAATTCAGACCAAATAGCTCAAAACGGAAGCCGCATCAATTTAGTAGAAACTACTAATGAGATACGTGGATAAGAGTAGAAAAATGCTTCCAGAGACGCCAAAATATTCAGGAAAATAGAGTCTGTAAATAATGATAACCTGTTCGCGAGGCCATTCACGATGAGCTCGTTGGCGACGTAAGACATGACCCGATGGATGAAATTTCCTCCTCCAGCCATTATCGATTCCTCTCGGAGACTgatcaagtcaaaaacatgttAATTATTGGACAATTAGATAATATATTCGAGAAAGCTAAGAGTTTAAGGGTCATAGAAATAGCAAAACGACAATGAAGAGAGAGGGCTTCAACCTGAGATGCGATGGCCGAAAtcggaaactagggtttttagaGTCAGAAATCGCGATAACCTCCTGTATTTGGAGGCTGGAGGCTGGAGCTGGATTGACGCCAACAAGAGGCGggtttcctaaaactctaagtTGGGTGGGTCCCCGGGAAATTCGGGTCTCTGGGCATATAAACTATAATGGGCTTCTACCAGTAATGGGCGCAATTTGGAGTTTTGGGTTGGGATTCCCAACGGAGCCCAGAGAGCCCATCCGTGATAGCAGGTCTAATATGCTTACTGTACGGATCTTCTTGTTGATTAGAGCACGAAATAAGAGGCCAGCACCCATTAACTTTGAATGTAAAATTCAGATTCAGAAACGTAAAGTTATCAGGAATGGCAAATACTTGGATAAACCCTCGGTTTATATAGATTTTGCGATTCAAATTTTGTCATATGTCATATCATCACGCGGACTCAAAAATTAATGGTGTGACAAAATTTGAATCACATGATTTACAAGACTACATCTACCCAAGTTTTTTGCCACCGTTAAATTTGTCATAAAGACTCAAATAGGGATGCATTCCCTCCTCGAGCTCTTCTCTTTCTACTTGCAAAggcttgaaaagaaaaaaaaaaatgaatggatGCTTGTCTAGGCGGGCAATAGAATAGAGAAAGCTCTAGCATGTTATGGTATAGCGTACGAGGCTTTTTGGCCTcattttgaccaagaaaaaataattttagcaAAAGATAAGCTTTCCAAAGATAAAATAAACGATAAGCCTATACAAAGAGCAAGATTGCCCAGTCGCATCATGGTATCTAGACTATCTACCAAAGGCATTCATCTACAGTCAAAACATCCCAGTGCTATACCTCACTCTACAACGGAATCTCAAATCGCTTTTACAAGTGGAACTTTCCTCCATCAGGCTCCAACAAGCCTAACAGTAGTGTCAACAATGGTTGCAAGGATTCTATCAGCAGCAGCAGGAGCAGGAACATTCTTGAAAATAGCCTTATTTCTGGCTTTCCAAACCTGATAGATTGTACTAATAGCCAACAAACGGCTTGAAATTCCAGTGCAGGTGGACTCAATAGATCATGGTTTAGCGCCCCTGCACTCTTCACGTAATGCTTGAAACTTTTGCCATACGATTGCAGTCACCGgacattcaaaaaataaatgatcTATAATTTCCTCAGTAGCATTGCGCAGAATACAACAGAATGTTGAACCAAAAGGTTGTGCCAATCCTCTAAGCTTCAAGACCTTCCTCCACACTTAAAGAGCAATCAGAAGGAATATTAACCCTCAAAAGTGTTAGTGATAAATTATTCCCTTTAAAGTGCATTTTCTCTGCAAATTCACTAAGGGCCTCTGTTTGGAGTTAAAGTGGCTTATCAAAACGCACTTAAATTAGTAGAGATTTTAGTCAGAGTAGTTATGAAATGCTTGCTCACATTATTATTTGGATGCATATATTATTGGGGTGCATACTTACATAAGtga
Protein-coding sequences here:
- the LOC113694951 gene encoding AMP deaminase isoform X9, giving the protein MTDSAGLNDAYLHANGNADLPDHRNANNGEQMAMSASSMIRSHSVSGDLHSVQPDPVAADILRKEPEQETFVKLKIAPRETPSPDEVDVYRNLQVCLEMRKTYVFREAVAPWEKEIITDPSTPKPIPNPFDYMPERKSDHSFQMEDGVVQVYANKEATEKLFPVADATTFFTDLHHILKVIAAGNIRTLCHHRLVLLEQKFNLHLMLNADREFLAQKSAPHRDFYNVRKVDTHVHHSACMNQKHLLRFIKSKLRKEPDEVVIFRDGTYLTLKEVFESLDLSGYDLNVDLLDVHADKSTFHRFDKFNLKYNPCGQSRLREIFLKQENLIQGRFLGELTKQVFSDLEASKYQVRPLCMAEYRVSIYGRKQSEWDQLASWIVNNDLYSENVVWLIQLPRLYNVYKEMGIVTSFQNILDNVFLPLFEVTVDPDSHPQLHVFLKQVVGFDLVDDESKPERRPTKHMPTPAQWTNIFNPAYSYYIYYCYANLYTLNKLRESKGMTTIKLRPHSGEAGDVDHLAATFLTAHNIAHGINLRKSPVLQYLYYLAQIGLAMSPLSNNSLFLDYHRNPFPMFFLRGLNVSLSTDDPLQIHLTKEPLVEEYSIAASVWKLSSCDICEIARNSVYQSGFSHVLKSHWVGKEYYKRGPDGNDIHKTNVPHIRLEFRDMKFYLLEWSLVDDGGLCLKISFQNPSWIR
- the LOC113694951 gene encoding AMP deaminase isoform X6, translated to MDTYALHLAMAALVGASAVAVSAYYMHRKTLNHLLEFAKTIERERERGDAVAEDGGVGYGGGGADSPQHFKRYGSVDKRRNHGRRKGSGYYRRGSASLPDVTAISGGMDILDDRRNGPVHVDSIPTGLPRLHTLPEGKSNHASSAKRSGHLIRPTSPKSPVASVSAFESVEGSDDEDNMTDSAGLNDAYLHANGNADLPDHRNANNGEQMAMSASSMIRSHSVSGDLHSVQPDPVAADILRKEPEQETFVKLKIAPRETPSPDEVDVYRNLQVCLEMRKTYVFREAVAPWEKEIITDPSTPKPIPNPFDYMPERKSDHSFQMEDGVVQVYANKEATEKLFPVADATTFFTDLHHILKVIAAGNIRTLCHHRLVLLEQKFNLHLMLNADREFLAQKSAPHRDFYNVRKVDTHVHHSACMNQKHLLRFIKSKLRKEPDEVVIFRDGTYLTLKEVFESLDLSGYDLNVDLLDVHADKSTFHRFDKFNLKYNPCGQSRLREIFLKQENLIQGRFLGELTKQVFSDLEASKYQVRPLCMAEYRVSIYGRKQSEWDQLASWIVNNDLYSENVVWLIQLPRLYNVYKEMGIVTSFQNILDNVFLPLFEVTVDPDSHPQLHVFLKQVVGFDLVDDESKPERRPTKHMPTPAQWTNIFNPAYSYYIYYCYANLYTLNKLRESKGMTTIKLRPHSGEAGDVDHLAATFLTAHNIAHGINLRKSPVLQYLYYLAQIGLAMSPLSNNSLFLDYHRNPFPMFFLRGLNVSLSTDDPLQIHLTKEPLVEEYSIAASVWKLSSCDICEIARNSVYQSGFSHVLKSHWVGKEYYKRGPDGNDIHKTNVPHIRLEFRDMAV